From Ruminococcus sp. HUN007, a single genomic window includes:
- a CDS encoding response regulator transcription factor: MIKIIIADDLSMLRQGIQVVLETDSEIKVCALASNGREAFELCKEHNPDVVLMDMRMPEFDGAYGTRLIKENYPETKVLVLTTFDDDETVTEAMGCGADGYILKEMESEKIIQAVKAVSSGIKVFGANVYSGIQKKITESPKPEHNTENEAIAELSPREREIMVLIAEGLDNKNIAAKLFLAEGTVRNNISRMLDKLGLKDRTQLAVYAVKNNIV; the protein is encoded by the coding sequence GTGATAAAAATAATAATTGCTGATGATCTCAGCATGCTCAGACAGGGAATACAGGTAGTCCTGGAAACCGACAGCGAGATAAAGGTCTGCGCTCTCGCATCAAACGGACGCGAGGCTTTTGAACTGTGCAAGGAACATAATCCGGATGTCGTGCTCATGGATATGCGCATGCCGGAATTTGACGGCGCATACGGCACACGTCTTATAAAGGAAAATTATCCCGAAACGAAGGTGCTCGTGCTCACGACCTTCGATGACGATGAAACTGTCACCGAGGCGATGGGATGCGGTGCAGACGGATACATCCTGAAGGAAATGGAAAGCGAGAAGATAATTCAGGCGGTAAAGGCCGTAAGCAGCGGCATTAAAGTTTTCGGCGCAAACGTATACAGCGGCATCCAGAAGAAGATCACCGAAAGCCCGAAGCCGGAACATAATACGGAAAACGAGGCAATCGCTGAACTTTCACCGCGCGAACGCGAGATAATGGTCCTCATCGCCGAAGGCCTCGACAACAAGAACATCGCTGCAAAGCTTTTCCTTGCCGAAGGCACAGTAAGAAACAACATTTCACGTATGCTCGACAAACTCGGCCTCAAAGACC